The DNA region TACACCGATGCCGTCGGCCACGCCGACGACGCCGCAGATGCCCTACGCAACCTGGCTACCGCCGTCGGCAGATTCGACGCGCCAGACGACGTCTATCCGATCCTGGGCGAACTCTGCCGTGGTCTGGCCTCGATCGAACAGACCCTCCACCAACTCGGCTCCCTCCACGACTCCGACAAACCCTCCACTGACAAAGCCGTCACGGACCGTGGCGGTCGACTCGGCCAGCATCTGCAGGCTGATCGAACTGGTCGGGCTGCGTCGTACCGCGTCGCGTGGGAACTCCACCGCGCCGCCGAAATGACACACCAGATCACCGCAGTCGTCGAACGCGCCCACGAGCTCCAAGCAGGAGTGACCTACGACGTCCACCCGATCCTCAGCGCCTACCGCACACCCGCCGGCGAACCGCCCACGCCGAACCTGTCGCTGTGAGCAACCGACCAGACAGTCGCCTGCACTCCACCGTCCTGGTCTCACCCGGGCGAGAAAGCAGACGCGACCGCAAGACACGACGCGCCGCCGCACGCCAATTGGTGCGCGCCGACCAGGCAGACCAACGCGCCACGGCCAAGGCGAAAGCCGACCTCCTCAAAGCCGAACGCCGCGCCACACCACTACTCCCCCGCGCAGGCGAACACGGCCCGGCTGCTCTCCGCACGCCCGGCCGACTCCAGCTCCCCCGCCACCAAGACACCTCAGCCACCCTCGCCGGCGCCTACCCCTTCCTCGCCGAAGGCGGACTCGGCAGCGACGGCGTCTTCGTCGGCCAAGACCTCTACTCAGGCAGCTCGTTCGTCTACGACCCCTGGGTCCTCTACACCCGCGGCACCATCACCGCCCCCAACGTCGTCCTCGCCGGCATCGTCGGCTCCGGCAAGTCCGCACTCGCCAAGAGCCTCTACAGCCGCTCCATCCCGTTCGGCCGCCGCGTCTACGTCCCCGGCGACCCCAAAGGCGAACACACCGCCGTCGCCGAAGCCGTCGGCGGCAAAGCCATCGCGCTGGGCCACGGCCTCACCGCACGACTCAACCCACTCGACGAAGGCCACCGACCCAGCGGACTCGACGACACACAATGGACAGCCCAAGTCACCGCACGACGACGCGACCTCATCGGAGCACTCACCGAAACCGTCCTCGACCGACCACTCACTCCACTCGAACACACCGCCATCGACATCGCACTTGCCGGCGTCGTCCACGCCAGCGACATACCAGTCCTCCCCCTCGTCGTCGACCGCCTCCTCACACCCGACCCCGCCGACGACCCCGACAAACGCCTCGCCGAGGACGGCAGGCTCGTCGGCCACGCTTTGCGACGGCTCGTCGCCGGCGACCTCGCAGGCCTCTTCGACGGACCCTCCACCGTCCGGTTCGACCCCACCCTGCCGATGATCTCCCTCGACCTCTCCCGCGTCACCGAGAACGCCACCCTCATCTCCGTGCTGATGACGTGCGCATCCGCCTGGATGGAGTCCGCGCTTCTCGACACCAACGGCGGCCAACGATGGGTCGTGTACGACGAAGCCTGGCGCCTCATGTCCCACCCCGCACTACTACGACGCATGGACGCCCACTGGCGCCTCGCCCGCACCTACGGCATCGCCAACATGCTGATCTTCCACAAGCTCACCGACCTCGACAACGTCGGAGACCAAGGCTCCGCCATGCGCGCCCTCGCCACATCCCTACTCGCCAACGCCGAAACCCGCATCGTCTACCGCCAAGAATCCGACCAACTCGGCACCACCGCGACAGCCCTCGGGCTGACCCGTACCGAGCAGGATCTGCTTCCGGCCCTCGGCACGGGCCAGGGACTCTGGCGGATCAAGCACCGATCCTTCGTCGTACAGCACCAGCTCCACCCCGCAGAACTCGAACTGTTCGACACCGGAGCTCGCATGTCGACATTCGCCTGATCCAACCAAGGCAGCGATCCAGCCGCAGTATGCTTGCTCCATCGGTTCCACTGGGATCTTCTCGTAAGCGCTCCCAGAACGCACCAAATGCAGAATATCTACCCACGCTAGGCCCAAATACGGATCGGAAACTTTAGAGAAATGACCTGCTTTTTGTCAACATCTCGATATAGCACGACAGCTTCGAGTCAAAGAGCGAAGCTGAGGTCCCGTTGAGCGGGTTCGACAGTGAAGCGCAGACACTGTTCCAACGGAACGGTCGGCGCCGCGTGGCAAGACTCGCTCGCGTTAGCGCAATACTCGCTATCCTGTTCCTCATTGTTCCTCTTTTCACGCTCGGGAGACATGACTCAAGATCTCGCGATGGGGAATTCATTCAGTTTGGCTGGCCATTTCATTGGCTCACCCAAGATCAGAGATCACTAGACCCTCCTGAAAATGAGCCGGTCAAACTGCTGTCGCCTTGGGAGTTTCCCGTGTCGATTCATTGGCCAGAAGCACTTGCAACAGTTGCCCTCGCCGTTCTGGCCGCCGGAATTCTCCTCTTCCTCCTAGACAGCGCTCACCGACGGCGACGCACCTATTGAGCTTCAATGCAACTCATGTAACAGAACTGCGGTCCACACCTATCCCTTATATACAGGGGTTCGGCTATCCCATGCGGCGTTCAGGGCCGCCGGGTTCACATGACATTAATCAAATCGGGAGCGACCTGCCCGTTTCCACGCCGAGCGTCACTATGTCCCAAGCCGTTCGCGAGAGCCCAATATCGCGGCAGTTGTTGGCCCGCTTCCAAACCCGTGAAGGTCAGATATCATCCGCCGAGTAACATAGCCGAAGCGGCGAGACATCGAAACGGGAGTTCTTCGCGCAAGAATCGAACGGCGTTCCGGGACCTGTGGTTATCGAGGAGATACTCATTCAAACCTCGGCAGCCGGCGGCATCAGGGCCAACGCACGCAACCATCCGGGCTACGTTGAGGTGGCCACGGGCGTAGGCGAACGCGATACTCTTCACAAATTTCGCCTGCGCAATTAATGCCGCAATACCACCCACCCTAGGCTTCCCGGTGACTATTGTGTTGACTTAATACCAGGCGCGTGGAGGGAGTTGAGCCCAACCCGAACCGGACAACCGGAACTCGAACTAATCCTTCGTCACTTCTCACGAACTGCCCTGACAAGATTCAATGGCCCACGTCAAACACTTTTCCCGGTGACTCACAACAACAGGACTTAGTCCGTCCCAGTCACGGGCCCATCCAAAGGAGCTGGGCCGTCGCGTTCGGCAATCGTAGTTCCACGATGGAGGGACAGCACCAATGGGCAGATCCCGCGCCTGATCCGAGCAAAGGCACACCGCTAACCGACCGCAACGACTGACTTCTCGGGAAGGTATCGGTCGGTCAGAGCCTCTACCAACGCCGCGACGCCCACCAGAACCTGCACTCAGCGACTGAGGCGCCGCCTGGGAAGAACTCACGCCTCCCTGGCGCGTGTCGGTCTCACGCCAGGGCCGACAGATTGGACCTCGCTGAATACGTGGCCCTCGCAATCCTTCGCCCACGCATACTCGAGTTAGCCACCTGTCGCTACTGCGCTTGCAAGGTCCGCCAAGCGCCGCAAAGCTGCAACCTTTGCGGCGCTTGGGCGGGAGCGACAAATCTATCCGCCGGTTTCGACCGTGCCTGGCACACCCTTTGGCAAACTAATCTTCCACGCCTTCACGATCTTGTTGGAGGAGCCATCACTGAAGATGCACCACGTCGAGTGACAAATCGAAGGCGAGCGATGCCCGCGCTGCCCATAGAGCGCCGCCGTGTCTGTTTCAGAGTTTCCTGGATCTGTCCACATGCGGATACGATACAGCTTGCCCGCCTTTAACTTGAGCGCGTCACTGGTGCCGATCGTATAGTACAGTTCATCGTCACCATCGCCGAAGGTTGTGTCCCGGTATGCGTTCGGCAAGTTTGAAGCCCAGTCCGCAGCGCCCCCTTTCTTGAACATGTGCTTGTTGTCGTAGTTGTTGGTCTTGAAGTCATGCTCGTAGGTGACGTTGGACCTCTGACATTTCAGATTTGCCAGATGCTTCTTGGTCCAGGTCAACCGAAGTCCGATGTAGCCACTTCTGTAATCTGGCGTGGACCAATAGAGGTAGCCCTTAATCATACGCGAGCGCGGTGAGAACCACCCATTAGGATTGCATGCAGCATCAGCGCTCTCAGTGTCGCCAACCAGCGTTCCGTCCAACGTGATGGGCGCAGCCGAATAGTCTGGATCCTCAAGGTTCCCTTGATTTGCGTCGTCTGGATCAGCAGGCGTCGACAGGCCGTCGTCGCTCGGGCTTAGCACATTGTCGTCAGCGACCGACGCGAGATCAACCGATGGACCGTCTGATAGCGGCAAAAGAACATCCTCATCGGAGCCCGAGGACTGAAGTCCAACGACAGCCAAGTCGCCGTTGGTCAGCCCAGTCTGAAACATGCCAAGGGTGGCGGTTGAGTTGTCAGGATCGGCCGCTACCTTGTCGAATACCCCTTGCACCACGGAACTCAGGTCGTCGCCTGGATTCCAGGTGGTCCCGATGGTCAGCCAGTCGTCGCCATTGCGGACTTGCGTGACAATGTCAACCGGAGATAATGCAGATGCCAGGACTGA from Nocardioides sambongensis includes:
- a CDS encoding ATP-binding protein encodes the protein MSNRPDSRLHSTVLVSPGRESRRDRKTRRAAARQLVRADQADQRATAKAKADLLKAERRATPLLPRAGEHGPAALRTPGRLQLPRHQDTSATLAGAYPFLAEGGLGSDGVFVGQDLYSGSSFVYDPWVLYTRGTITAPNVVLAGIVGSGKSALAKSLYSRSIPFGRRVYVPGDPKGEHTAVAEAVGGKAIALGHGLTARLNPLDEGHRPSGLDDTQWTAQVTARRRDLIGALTETVLDRPLTPLEHTAIDIALAGVVHASDIPVLPLVVDRLLTPDPADDPDKRLAEDGRLVGHALRRLVAGDLAGLFDGPSTVRFDPTLPMISLDLSRVTENATLISVLMTCASAWMESALLDTNGGQRWVVYDEAWRLMSHPALLRRMDAHWRLARTYGIANMLIFHKLTDLDNVGDQGSAMRALATSLLANAETRIVYRQESDQLGTTATALGLTRTEQDLLPALGTGQGLWRIKHRSFVVQHQLHPAELELFDTGARMSTFA